From a single Rutidosis leptorrhynchoides isolate AG116_Rl617_1_P2 chromosome 5, CSIRO_AGI_Rlap_v1, whole genome shotgun sequence genomic region:
- the LOC139849758 gene encoding uncharacterized protein encodes MSKLDRFWVSDDFLSFWTDLKVVALDRTVSDHCPIMMSDGEVDFGPKPFKIFDDWFVVEGIDKVIADSWSGPMGGNRKDCVFRNKLKRLKGDIKEWSKVHFGKLDCEIESVKKVVTDLEMKAEVGSLKDEERTKWLNSRKTWMEKEKIKTGMLKQKARVRWMIDGDENSKYFHNSLKRKYNKNNIRGINVNGSWCENPNTIKEVAFNHFKSIFEVHNSDGPSLEGLFSELITSADNELLEAPFTEGEIWESVKCCGSSKAPGPDGFNFGFFKKFWSIIKDDLVGAINWFWVFGEFSKGCNASFVSLIPKKSDPMIFSDYRPISLICSYYKIIAKMLSLRICKVVPSLVGKEQSAFLGGRYILDGALVANEVVEDLKRNKKHGLIFKVDFEKAFDSINWDYLLEVMKCMGFGTKWCRLPFMYLGIPVGNKMKKLNDWSPVIEKFNKRFKTETNTLWVAVIRSIYGSNGGLVLGNGLVRKPNASLWNSICVAGNHVDGLGISFSKSFIRLLGDGKSTSFWNDIWVGNASLKDKFKRLYRLEIDKDINISNKTEEFKGDGLGNWAYPPMGRTNSELTELRDIVRNLQLIEDKKDCWSWNLNSKGTYMVKDCSVLVDKVILPRAVNSIESLRNGLVPKKVEVFIWRARLGRIPVRFELDKRGIDLNSVRCPIYDGDIETVEHILFSCQMAKDIWAKVLKWWGYNSALFGYEDIFNGTFGYVAHDHKRNQWQAVCWVVCYIIWKNRNAKVFKNKLETVPSLFSEVQILSYDWISRRCKGHIMD; translated from the exons ATGAGTAAACTAGATAGATTCTGGGTTTCGGACGACTTTCTTAGCTTTTGGACCGATCTAAAAGTGGTGGCTTTAGATAGAACTGTATCGGATCATTGTCCTATTATGATGTCGGATGGTGAAGTGGATTTTGGGCCTAAACCGTTTAAAATCTTTGATGATTGGTTCGTGGTTGAGGGTATTGACAAGGTTATTGCCGATTCTTGGTCTGGTCCAATGGGGGGTAACCGGAAGGATTGCGTTTTTCGTAACAAGTTAAAAAGATTAAAAGGAGACATTAAAGAATGGAGTAAAGTTCACTTTGGCAAGCTTGATTGTGAGATTGAGTCGGTTAAAAAGGTGGTAACGGATCTTGAAATGAAAGCAGAAGTAGGTAGTTTAAAGGATGAAGAGCGGACTAAATGGCTAAACTCGAGAAAAACATGGATGGAAAAGGAAAAAATCAAGACAGGGATGCTAAAACAGAAAGCTCGTGTTCGTTGGATGATCGATGGAGACGAAAActcaaaatattttcataattcCTTAAAGAggaaatataataaaaacaacatCCGGGGGATTAATGTTAATGGGTCTTGGTGTGAAAATCCTAATACAATCAAAGAAGTTGCTTTCAACCATTTTAAGAGTATATTCGAGGTACATAATTCGGATGGACCAAGCCTTGAAGGGCTGTTTTCTGAATTGATTACATCAGCGGACAACGAGCTCTTAGAAGCTCCTTTCACGGAAGGGGAAATTTGGGAATCGGTCAAATGTTGTGGTAGTTCGAAGGCCCCGGGACCGGATGGGTTCAACTTTGGTTTTTTCAAAaagttttggtccataatcaaagaTGATTTGGTAGGTGCTATCAACTGGTTTTGGGTTTTTGGCGAGTTTTCAAAGGGTTGCAATGCCTCTTTTGTTTCCCTTATTCCGAAGAAATCGGACCCGATGATTTTTAGTGATTATCGCCCGATTAGTCTTATTTGCAGTTATTATAAAATTATCGCGAAGATGTTGTCTTTGAGAATTTGTAAAGTGGTACCTAGTCTTGTAGGGAAGGAACAGAGTGCGTTTCTTGGGGGTAGATATATTCTAGACGGTGCGTTAGTTGCAAATGAAGTGGTCGAAGATCTTAAACGAAACAAAAAGCACGGCCTAATTTTTAAGGTAGACTTCGAGAAAGCCTTTGATTCGATTAATTGGGATTATCTTCTTGAAGTGATGAAATGTATGGGGTTCGGTACCAAATGGT GTCGGTTGCCTTTCATGTATTTGGGTATTCCCGTGGGTAATAAGATGAAGAAATTGAATGATTGGTCCCCGGTGATCGAGAAATTTAACAAGAG gtttaaaaccgaaactaacACTTTGTGGGTCGCCGTAATTCGTAGCATTTATGGTTCTAATGGAGGTCTTGTGCTTGGAAACGGGCTTGTCCGAAAACCAAACGCTAGCCTTTGGAATTCTATTTGTGTTGCAGGAAATCATGTGGACGGGTTAGGGATTTCTTTCTCTAAGTCTTTCATACGCTTGCTCGGGGACGGGAAAAGCACCTCTTTTTGGAATGACATTTGGGTGGGGAACGCAAGCCTCAAagacaaattcaaaagattatacaGGCTCGAGATTGACAAAGATATCAACATCAGTAACAAAACCGAAGAATTTAAGGGAGATGGGCTCGGCAATTGGGCCTATCCACCTATGGGACGAACGAATAGTGAACTAACTGAATTGCGAGATATTGTTCGGAACTTGCAGCTGATCGAAGATAAAAAAGACTGTTGGAGCTGGAATCTCAATTCGAAGGGTACATATATGGTCAAGGACTGTTCGGTTCTAGTGGACAAAGTCATCCTACCACGTGCGGTTAATTCAATTGAGTCGTTGCGAAATGGTTTGGTTCCAAAAAAAGTAGAGGTGTTTATTTGGCGGGCGAGATTAGGTCGTATACCGGTAAGGTTCGAGTTAGATAAACGGGGCATCGATTTGAACAGCGTGAGATGTCCGATTTATGATGGTGACATTGAGACGGTGGAACATATACTTTTTTCTTGTCAAATGGCCAAAGACATATGGGCGAAAGTCCTTAAATGGTGGGGGTATAATTCGGCTTTATTCGGGTATGAGGATATTTTTAATGGTACCTTCGGCTACGTAGCACATGATCACAAAAGGAACCAATGGCAAGCGGTTTGTTGGGTGGTTTGTTACATTATATGGAAGAATCGAAATGCAAAGGTGTTCAAGAATAAGCTCGAGACGGTCCCATCTTTATTTAGCGAGGTTCAAATTCTTTCATACGATTGGATTTCACGACGTTGCAAGGGTCATATTATGGATTGA
- the LOC139850439 gene encoding adagio protein 3 produces MGEMNDDDSHDRRQTKKLKCLPVDEDSDSDYDYSDVEDDGFSLQLGKFFNPMIPTSIVVSDAMEPDLPIIYVNKVFESVTGYRADEVLGRNCRFLQYRDPRAQRRHPLVDPVCVSEIRRCLNEGIDFEGELLNFRKDGTPMVNRLRLAPIHDDDGVVTHVIGIQVFTETKIDLNSVSYPVFKETCNNENDQVIGKYSPKSGQIKYIECQEICGILQLSDEVMAQNILSRLTPRDVASIGSVCRRIRLLTKNEHVRKMVCQNAWGREVTGALEHMTHKLGWGRLARELTTLEAVCWKKLRVGGAVEPSRCNFSACAAGNRLVLFGGEGVNMQPMDDTFVLNLDAVNPEWRQVSVKSSPPGRWGHTLSCLNGSWLVVFGGCGKQGLLNDVFVLDLDAKQPTWIEIYGGCAPPPRSWHSSCTIEGSKLVVSGGCTDAGVLLNDTFLLDLTMEKPMWIEIPTSRVPPSRLGHSLSVYGRTKILMYGGLANSGHLRLRSSEVFTIDLMDERPQWRLLECNAFTGVGTQSAVVPPPRLDHVAMSMPCGRVIIFGGSIAGLHSPAQVFLLDPAEEKPSWRILNVPGQPPKFAWGHSTCVVGGTRVLVLGGLTGEEWVLNELHELCLASRQDVEP; encoded by the exons ATGGGTGAGATGAACGACGATGATTCACACGATCGCCGGCAAACAAAGAAGCTCAAATGTCTCCCCGTCGACGAAGACTCCGATTCCGATTACGATTACAGTGATGTAGAAGATGATGGATTTTCATTGCAATTAGGCAAGTTTTTCAATCCGATGATTCCGACATCAATAGTTGTATCAGATGCAATGGAACCAGATTTACCTATTATTTATGTTAATAAAGTTTTTGAATCTGTTACTGGTTATCGTGCTGATGAAGTCCTCGGTCGCAACTG TCGGTTCTTGCAGTACAGAGATCCACGAGCCCAAAGACGTCACCCTTTGGTGGACCCCGTTTGCGTTTCAGAGATCAGAAGATGTCTTAATGAAGGCATTGATTTCGAGGGTGAGCTTCTCAACTTTCGAAAAGACGGTACTCCAATGGTGAACAGGTTAAGACTGGCACCTATACACGATGATGACGGTGTAGTAACGCACGTGATAGGCATCCAAGTGTTTACGGAAACTAAAATTGATCTAAACAGTGTATCGTACCCTGTTTTCAAAGAAACTTGCAATAATGAAAATGATCAAGTGATTGGTAAATATTCACCTAAAAGTGGACAAATTAAGTATATCGAGTGCCAGGAGATATGCGGTATTCTTCAGCTTTCAGATGAAGTAATGGCGCAAAACATTTTGTCACGTTTAACGCCTCGAGACGTTGCGTCGATCGGATCCGTTTGTAGAAGGATCCGTTTACTAACGAAGAACGAACACGTTAGAAAAATGGTGTGTCAAAATGCTTGGGGAAGAGAAGTGACGGGTGCGTTAGAACATATGACGCATAAATTAGGGTGGGGTCGTTTAGCTCGAGAGCTTACGACTCTTGAAGCGGTTTGTTGGAAGAAACTAAGAGTCGGTGGTGCAGTCGAGCCTTCACGTTGCAATTTTAGTGCTTGTGCGGCTGGAAATCGACTAGTTTTGTTTGGAGGAGAAGGCGTTAATATGCAGCCGATGGATGATACGTTTGTTCTTAATCTTGATGCTGTGAATCCCGAGTGGCGTCAGGTGAGTGTCAAGTCTTCCCCGCCGGGTCGGTGGGGCCACACGTTATCATGCCTAAACGGGTCGTGGTTAGTCGTTTTTGGTGGGTGCGGCAAACAAGGGTTACTGAACGATGTGTTTGTTCTTGATCTCGATGCTAAGCAACCAACATGGATAGAAATTTACGGTGGTTGTGCACCACCGCCTAGGTCTTGGCATAGCTCGTGCACCATAGAAGGGTCAAAACTTGTGGTCTCGGGTGGGTGCACCGATGCGGGTGTCTTACTAAACGACACGTTTTTGCTTGATCTAACAATGGAGAAACCAATGTGGATAGAGATTCCAACTTCACGGGTCCCACCTTCTCGACTAGGACATTCGCTTTCGGTTTATGGAAGAACAAAGATACTTATGTATGGTGGGTTGGCTAATAGTGGTCATTTACGGTTAAGATCGAGTGAGGTGTTTACTATAGATTTAATGGATGAGAGACCTCAATGGAGGTTATTGGAATGCAATGCGTTTACGGGTGTTGGGACCCAGAGTGCAGTGGTCCCACCACCTAGGCTTGACCATGTAGCCATGAGTATGCCATGTGGGCGCGTGATAATATTCGGTGGTTCGATTGCGGGGTTACATTCTCCCGCTCAAGTGTTTTTGTTGGATCCGGCGGAGGAGAAGCCGTCTTGGAGGATTTTAAATGTTCCTGGTCAACCCCCGAAATTTGCGTGGGGGCATAGTACTTGTGTGGTTGGGGGCACCAGGGTTCTTGTGTTGGGTGGTCTTACAGGTGAAGAGTGGGTGCTTAATGAGTTGCATGAGTTGTGCTTGGCGAGCAGGCAGGATGTGGAACCATGA